One window of Burkholderia cepacia GG4 genomic DNA carries:
- a CDS encoding DEAD/DEAH box helicase, whose protein sequence is MSFASLGLIEPLLRNLQDLNYQVPTPVQAKAIPAVLGGKDVMAAAQTGTGKTAGFALPLLQRLVQHGPAVSSNRARVLVLVPTRELAEQVLQSFIEYGKGLDLRFLAAYGGVSINPQMMKLRKGVDVLVATPGRLLDLNRQNAVQFDQVQTLVLDEADRMLDLGFARELDAVFAALPVQRQTLLFSATFTDDIRAMAAGILRGPVNISVSPPNATASKIKQWVVPVDKRNKPDLFMHLVAENNWEHALVFVKTRNGVDYLAAMLNDAGYAVDTIHGDKPQPARLRALERFKTGEVNMLVATDVAARGLDIDDLPLVINVDLPIVAQDYVHRIGRTGRAGASGVAVSLVCADEAPQLAAIEALIRQTLRREEEPGFEAEHRVPETSATGQIIKKPKKPKKPKVPQAGAGAMPVSGKKTRPQGGDSKRKPVAPRAGAAGKGAGVSSGSPFSVQKPRSKPASKAAAGSGKPAGKPAGGRGKRQP, encoded by the coding sequence ATGTCTTTTGCCTCGCTTGGCCTGATCGAACCCTTGCTGCGCAATCTGCAGGACCTCAATTACCAGGTGCCTACGCCGGTGCAGGCGAAGGCGATTCCCGCCGTGCTCGGCGGCAAGGACGTGATGGCTGCGGCACAAACCGGCACGGGCAAAACGGCGGGTTTTGCGCTGCCGCTGTTGCAACGGCTGGTGCAACACGGCCCGGCGGTGTCCAGCAACCGCGCGCGCGTGCTGGTGCTGGTGCCCACGCGTGAACTGGCTGAACAAGTGCTGCAAAGCTTTATCGAATACGGCAAAGGCCTCGACCTGCGATTCCTGGCCGCCTACGGCGGTGTGAGTATCAACCCGCAGATGATGAAGTTGCGCAAAGGCGTGGATGTGCTCGTTGCCACGCCCGGCCGTTTGCTGGATCTCAACCGCCAGAACGCAGTGCAGTTTGACCAAGTGCAGACGCTGGTGCTGGATGAAGCCGACCGGATGCTCGATCTGGGCTTTGCGCGCGAACTCGACGCCGTCTTTGCCGCCTTGCCCGTCCAGCGCCAGACCCTGCTGTTCTCTGCCACGTTTACCGACGATATCCGCGCCATGGCGGCGGGCATTCTGCGCGGCCCGGTCAATATCAGCGTCAGCCCGCCCAATGCCACGGCCAGCAAGATCAAGCAGTGGGTGGTGCCGGTGGACAAGCGGAACAAGCCTGACCTCTTCATGCACCTGGTGGCCGAGAACAACTGGGAGCACGCGCTGGTGTTCGTCAAAACCCGCAATGGCGTGGATTACCTGGCGGCGATGTTGAATGACGCGGGCTATGCGGTCGACACCATCCACGGCGACAAACCGCAACCCGCGCGCCTGCGTGCGCTGGAGCGCTTCAAGACGGGCGAAGTCAATATGCTGGTCGCCACCGATGTGGCTGCGCGCGGGCTGGATATCGACGACCTGCCGCTGGTGATCAACGTTGATCTGCCGATCGTGGCGCAAGACTATGTGCACCGTATTGGCCGTACTGGCCGCGCAGGCGCCAGCGGTGTGGCGGTGTCGCTGGTGTGTGCCGATGAAGCACCGCAACTGGCCGCGATCGAAGCGCTGATCCGGCAAACGCTGCGCCGTGAAGAAGAGCCGGGTTTTGAAGCTGAACACCGCGTGCCGGAAACCAGCGCGACGGGGCAGATCATCAAGAAGCCCAAGAAGCCGAAGAAGCCCAAAGTGCCGCAAGCCGGGGCGGGCGCCATGCCCGTGTCCGGCAAAAAAACGCGGCCGCAAGGTGGCGACAGCAAACGAAAGCCTGTGGCGCCGCGCGCTGGGGCTGCGGGTAAGGGGGCGGGCGTGTCCAGCGGCAGCCCGTTCAGCGTGCAAAAGCCGCGTAGCAAACCCGCCAGCAAGGCGGCGGCGGGTTCAGGCAAGCCGGCCGGCAAACCTGCTGGTGGCCGCGGCAAACGCCAACCCTGA
- a CDS encoding winged helix-turn-helix transcriptional regulator, which translates to MPENTPTICAAEVILRMLRGRWAPSLLMVIADQGPIHFLAIFRALPGISRKVLTDQLRFLVRAGVIARSTSETQPQVIYALTERGRELKRAVDQFNELAIRWDSL; encoded by the coding sequence ATGCCTGAGAACACACCCACCATATGCGCTGCCGAAGTGATTCTCCGTATGCTGCGCGGGCGTTGGGCGCCGTCGCTGCTGATGGTGATCGCAGATCAGGGCCCCATTCACTTTCTTGCAATTTTCCGGGCACTCCCCGGCATTTCCAGAAAGGTACTGACGGATCAACTCCGGTTTCTCGTGCGAGCCGGCGTCATCGCCAGATCGACTTCCGAAACGCAACCGCAAGTCATTTATGCGCTGACGGAACGGGGTCGGGAATTGAAGCGTGCGGTCGATCAGTTCAACGAACTTGCAATTCGTTGGGACAGTCTCTGA
- a CDS encoding ester cyclase — protein MTNKLKFAVAATLMVTGLMNAPANAAEENAWPPTRADQIAPFIKSMPQTLSRNLKTFDDLDFRVYTNQQWQDLHKSHAADIVVHYPDGHTTKGIPDHIKELEFMWTFAPDNRITEHPIRFGTADATWTAVAGFLDGTFTKPMALPDGTVIPPTGKTYHLPMATLGHWNKQGTMDEEYLYWDNATLMKQLGVTK, from the coding sequence ATGACGAATAAGCTCAAATTCGCTGTTGCCGCCACACTGATGGTGACCGGGCTGATGAACGCCCCGGCGAATGCCGCAGAAGAGAACGCCTGGCCTCCGACGCGAGCCGATCAGATCGCACCGTTCATCAAGAGCATGCCGCAGACGTTGTCCCGGAACCTGAAAACGTTCGATGATCTGGACTTCCGTGTCTACACGAACCAGCAGTGGCAGGATCTTCACAAGAGCCATGCCGCGGACATCGTCGTTCACTATCCGGATGGCCACACCACCAAGGGAATTCCGGATCACATCAAGGAACTGGAGTTCATGTGGACGTTCGCGCCCGATAATCGCATCACCGAACATCCGATTCGGTTCGGGACGGCCGATGCCACATGGACCGCCGTCGCAGGATTTCTGGACGGCACGTTCACCAAACCCATGGCGCTGCCGGATGGAACCGTGATCCCGCCGACGGGAAAGACTTACCACCTGCCGATGGCAACGCTTGGTCACTGGAACAAGCAGGGCACCATGGACGAAGAGTATCTGTATTGGGATAACGCGACGCTGATGAAACAACTGGGCGTCACGAAGTAG
- a CDS encoding PAS and helix-turn-helix domain-containing protein: protein MPNMTDTMSSLDYEDLFRHLPVAAIVARERVMIDCNDKALQLFRATRDDIIDQSFAKLYPQQKDFATTGRRLAPLLAKHAGFSDDRIMRRIDGSHFWVTVCGFGYNPKRPFELAIWTFTDLSGDAKHPDVTSTLTERERDVAAFLVHGLTSKEIGKELSISPRTVDIHRASLLRKYEVRTTHDLIACLLA, encoded by the coding sequence ATGCCGAACATGACCGACACGATGTCCAGTCTCGACTACGAAGATCTCTTCAGGCATCTGCCGGTCGCGGCCATCGTGGCCAGGGAGCGCGTCATGATCGACTGCAACGACAAAGCCCTGCAACTGTTCAGGGCGACACGCGACGACATCATCGACCAGTCGTTCGCGAAGCTCTATCCACAGCAGAAGGACTTCGCGACGACCGGCCGTCGCCTCGCGCCGCTGCTCGCGAAACATGCGGGGTTCAGCGACGACCGCATCATGCGGCGCATCGACGGCAGCCATTTCTGGGTCACCGTCTGCGGCTTCGGATACAACCCGAAGCGGCCCTTCGAGCTGGCTATCTGGACCTTCACCGACCTGTCGGGAGACGCAAAGCATCCGGACGTCACCAGCACGTTGACCGAACGCGAGCGCGACGTCGCGGCGTTTCTGGTTCACGGCCTGACCAGCAAGGAGATCGGCAAGGAGCTGAGCATCAGTCCGCGCACGGTCGACATCCATCGCGCGAGCTTGTTGAGAAAGTACGAAGTCCGAACGACACACGATCTCATCGCCTGCCTGCTGGCCTGA
- a CDS encoding NAD(P)/FAD-dependent oxidoreductase, with protein MSSQVVIVGGGVIGSSIAYFLRATDPTVSVTVIERDPTYAKSSSALSAASIRQQFSTPLSIEMSLFGIEFLRNIGERLEVDGNRPSIDLHEGGYLFLATPAGDATLRENHALQTKLGADIRLMDRDALRAKFPWLNVDDLVSGAYGVSGEGWFDGYGLVQALRKKAQALGARYVPADVTGVVRDGRKITHVVTGDGERHACDTLVNAAGAWARTLSSMMGIDIPVYARRRSIFNVSSPAKLTDCPLLIDPTGVYFRPEGRTYICGTSPSPDRDPDDLPLDEVDHDLFDEVIWPTLANRVPEFEALRVENCWSGYYEYNVFDHNAIIGHHPELDNVVFANGYSGHGLQQGPATGRGVSELILGGRYESLDLSSLGWERVLENRPIVEKNVV; from the coding sequence GTGAGTTCTCAAGTCGTCATCGTCGGCGGTGGTGTGATCGGCAGCTCGATCGCCTATTTCCTGCGCGCTACCGATCCGACGGTGTCCGTGACCGTCATCGAACGCGATCCCACCTATGCGAAGTCGTCGTCGGCGCTGTCGGCCGCGTCGATTCGCCAGCAGTTCTCGACGCCGCTGTCGATCGAGATGTCGCTGTTCGGTATCGAGTTCCTGCGCAATATCGGCGAGCGGCTCGAGGTCGACGGCAACCGGCCGTCGATCGACCTGCATGAAGGCGGCTACCTGTTTCTCGCGACGCCGGCAGGCGACGCGACGCTGCGGGAGAACCATGCGCTGCAGACGAAGCTCGGTGCCGATATCCGCTTGATGGATCGCGATGCACTGCGCGCGAAGTTTCCCTGGCTGAATGTCGACGATCTCGTGTCGGGCGCTTACGGTGTGAGCGGAGAAGGGTGGTTCGACGGCTACGGGCTCGTGCAGGCGTTGCGCAAGAAGGCGCAGGCGCTGGGGGCGCGGTATGTGCCGGCCGACGTGACCGGCGTGGTTCGCGACGGTCGCAAGATCACGCATGTCGTGACGGGCGACGGCGAGCGTCATGCATGCGACACGCTCGTCAATGCGGCCGGCGCGTGGGCGCGCACGCTGTCGTCGATGATGGGCATCGACATTCCCGTGTATGCGCGGCGTCGCAGCATCTTCAACGTGTCGTCGCCGGCGAAGCTCACCGATTGCCCGCTGCTGATCGATCCGACGGGCGTGTATTTTCGGCCGGAAGGGCGCACGTATATCTGCGGGACGTCGCCGAGCCCCGATCGCGATCCCGACGATCTGCCGCTCGACGAGGTCGATCACGACCTGTTCGATGAAGTGATCTGGCCGACGCTCGCGAATCGCGTGCCGGAGTTCGAGGCGCTGCGCGTGGAGAACTGCTGGTCCGGGTACTACGAGTACAACGTGTTCGACCATAACGCGATCATCGGGCATCACCCGGAACTCGATAACGTCGTGTTCGCGAACGGGTATAGCGGGCACGGGCTGCAGCAAGGACCCGCGACGGGGCGCGGGGTGAGTGAACTGATTTTGGGTGGGCGGTATGAATCGCTCGACCTGTCGTCGCTCGGCTGGGAGCGTGTGCTGGAAAACCGGCCGATCGTCGAAAAGAACGTCGTGTAG
- a CDS encoding MFS transporter: MTTQDVDTQTLRRVIAAASIGNFVEWFDFAAYGFLATILTREFFPSGDPTVGLLKTFAVFAVAFAFRPLGGLIFGVIGDRIGRKRTLALTILMMAGSTTLIGLLPTYASIGYWAPLLLTVIRCVQGFSAGGEYAGACAYVMEHAPRRRRAFFGSFVPVSTFSSFACAAVVAYLLESSLSSQAMIEWGWRVPFLIAAPVGLIGVYLRVNLNETPAFQALEGKHDVAHAPLMETLHSQSWNILKLGAFVSVTALSFYTFTTYFATYLQVAGHLSRGTSLLVTVLALLFAAALCPLAGFFSDLVGRRATIATTGVFIILSVYPAFSLGGSGVLSQSLIGVALLAIGAVLSGVVTAPLMSEVFATKTRYTASAITYNLAYTIFGGTAPLVATWLISATGTNLSPAYYLIAVSIFAMIGGLSLPETSKTALEDAGPATGKTTQSAKRGVERAI; this comes from the coding sequence ATGACCACCCAGGACGTCGACACCCAAACGCTACGCCGCGTGATCGCCGCAGCGTCAATCGGCAATTTCGTCGAATGGTTCGATTTCGCCGCATACGGCTTTCTCGCCACCATCCTGACGCGAGAATTCTTCCCCAGCGGCGACCCTACCGTCGGACTCCTGAAGACATTCGCAGTCTTCGCGGTGGCCTTCGCCTTCCGCCCGCTGGGCGGCCTCATCTTCGGCGTGATCGGCGACCGCATCGGACGCAAGCGAACGCTCGCACTCACGATCCTGATGATGGCCGGCTCGACCACGTTGATCGGCCTGCTCCCGACCTACGCGAGCATCGGATACTGGGCACCGTTGCTTCTCACGGTCATTCGCTGCGTCCAGGGCTTTTCCGCGGGCGGTGAATACGCGGGCGCATGCGCTTACGTGATGGAACATGCACCGCGCCGCCGCCGCGCATTCTTCGGCAGCTTCGTGCCGGTGTCGACCTTCTCGTCGTTCGCTTGCGCGGCGGTAGTGGCCTACCTGCTCGAGTCGTCGCTGTCGTCGCAGGCGATGATCGAATGGGGCTGGCGCGTGCCGTTCCTGATCGCGGCGCCGGTCGGCCTCATCGGTGTCTACTTGCGTGTCAACCTGAACGAAACGCCCGCGTTCCAGGCACTCGAAGGCAAGCACGACGTTGCGCATGCCCCGCTGATGGAAACCCTGCACTCGCAGTCGTGGAATATCCTGAAGCTCGGTGCCTTCGTGTCCGTGACGGCGCTGTCCTTCTACACGTTCACAACCTATTTCGCGACGTACCTTCAAGTCGCCGGGCACCTGTCGCGCGGCACGTCGCTCCTCGTGACGGTCCTCGCCCTCCTCTTCGCGGCGGCGTTGTGTCCGCTCGCCGGCTTCTTCTCCGACCTCGTCGGCCGCCGCGCAACGATCGCCACCACCGGCGTCTTCATCATCCTGTCGGTTTATCCGGCCTTCTCGCTGGGCGGCTCGGGCGTGTTGTCGCAATCGCTGATCGGCGTCGCGCTTCTGGCGATCGGCGCGGTGCTCTCGGGCGTGGTGACGGCACCGCTCATGTCGGAAGTGTTCGCGACGAAAACCCGCTATACCGCGTCGGCGATCACGTACAACCTCGCGTACACGATCTTCGGCGGTACCGCACCGCTCGTCGCCACGTGGCTGATCTCCGCGACCGGCACCAACCTGTCGCCTGCGTACTACCTGATCGCCGTGTCGATCTTCGCGATGATCGGCGGCCTGTCGCTGCCGGAAACGTCGAAGACGGCGCTCGAAGACGCAGGTCCGGCGACCGGGAAAACCACGCAGTCCGCCAAGCGCGGCGTCGAACGTGCCATTTGA
- a CDS encoding dipeptidase produces the protein MTSLHDSSIIIDGLNISKFERSVFEDMRKGGVTAVNCTVSVWEDFQKTIDNIAEMKQQIREYSEILTLVRTTDDILRAKKENKTGIIFGFQNAYAFEDNLGYIEVFKELGVNVVQLCYNTQNLVGTGSYEPDGGLSGYGREVIQEMNRVGIMVDLSHVGAKTSSDAIACSKKPVTYSHCCPSGLKEHPRNKTDDQLREIAEANGFVGVTMFMPFLRRGADATIDDYLEAIEYVIDVIGEDKVGIGTDFTQGYSTEFFDWITHDKGRYRRLTDFGKVVNPEGIRTIGEFPNLTAAMQRAGWSESRIKKVMGENWLRVFGEVWNG, from the coding sequence ATGACCAGCCTTCACGATTCCAGCATCATCATCGATGGCCTGAACATTTCGAAATTCGAGCGATCGGTGTTCGAAGACATGCGCAAAGGCGGCGTCACGGCCGTCAACTGCACTGTCTCCGTGTGGGAGGACTTCCAGAAGACGATCGACAACATCGCGGAAATGAAGCAGCAAATCCGCGAGTACAGTGAAATTCTCACGCTGGTGCGCACGACGGACGACATCCTGCGCGCAAAGAAGGAAAACAAGACCGGCATCATCTTCGGCTTTCAGAATGCCTATGCGTTCGAGGACAACCTCGGCTATATCGAAGTGTTCAAGGAGCTCGGCGTCAATGTCGTGCAGCTCTGCTACAACACGCAGAACCTGGTCGGCACGGGTTCCTACGAACCGGACGGCGGGTTGTCCGGATATGGCCGCGAAGTGATTCAGGAGATGAACCGGGTCGGCATCATGGTGGACCTGTCGCACGTCGGCGCGAAGACTTCGTCCGATGCCATCGCCTGTTCGAAGAAGCCGGTCACTTACTCGCACTGCTGCCCGTCCGGCTTGAAAGAGCATCCGCGCAACAAGACGGACGATCAATTGCGCGAGATCGCGGAAGCAAACGGCTTCGTAGGCGTCACGATGTTCATGCCGTTCCTTCGACGCGGCGCCGACGCGACCATCGACGATTATCTCGAAGCGATCGAATACGTGATCGACGTGATCGGCGAAGACAAGGTCGGGATCGGCACGGACTTCACGCAGGGCTACAGCACCGAGTTCTTCGACTGGATCACGCATGACAAGGGCCGCTATCGTCGCCTGACGGACTTCGGCAAGGTCGTCAATCCTGAAGGCATTCGCACGATCGGCGAATTCCCGAACCTCACGGCCGCGATGCAACGCGCCGGCTGGAGCGAGTCGCGCATCAAGAAGGTGATGGGCGAGAACTGGCTGCGGGTATTCGGCGAAGTCTGGAACGGTTGA
- a CDS encoding DUF5943 domain-containing protein, whose protein sequence is MQPQLPIDVDPDTGVWITDALPMLYVPRHFFTNNHVAVEAALGREAYASILYRAGYKSAYHWCDKEAEKHGISGMAVFEHYLKRLSQRGWGRFSIAEADPSTSHARIHLHHSSFVLAQPGKHGKLCYMFAGWFAGAMDWVNDTAADAASKGPRAHSAEARCAGEGHDCCVFHVGGQFLQALQSDRSEPAR, encoded by the coding sequence ATGCAGCCCCAATTGCCCATCGACGTCGATCCGGACACCGGTGTCTGGATCACCGACGCACTGCCGATGCTGTACGTTCCGCGTCACTTCTTCACGAACAACCATGTGGCTGTCGAAGCAGCGCTCGGCCGCGAAGCCTACGCGTCGATTCTTTACCGCGCAGGCTACAAGTCGGCCTATCACTGGTGCGACAAGGAAGCCGAGAAACACGGTATCAGCGGCATGGCCGTGTTCGAGCATTATCTGAAGCGCCTGTCGCAGCGTGGCTGGGGCAGGTTCAGCATCGCCGAAGCCGATCCGTCGACGTCGCATGCGCGCATCCACCTGCATCACTCGTCGTTCGTACTGGCACAGCCCGGCAAGCATGGAAAGCTTTGCTACATGTTCGCGGGCTGGTTCGCCGGTGCGATGGACTGGGTCAACGACACCGCGGCCGACGCAGCTAGCAAAGGCCCGCGTGCGCATTCGGCGGAAGCCCGGTGTGCAGGCGAGGGACACGATTGCTGCGTCTTTCATGTCGGGGGACAATTTCTGCAGGCGCTACAATCAGACAGGAGTGAACCTGCCCGATAG
- a CDS encoding helix-turn-helix domain-containing protein, translating into MTTLSDVGEMLKEARSTAGLSQRELAERAGIARTTLARMETLARGDMSVSALVRLLEAAGYDLRLVQRGHQRTLDDVLAEQRQTGG; encoded by the coding sequence ATGACCACACTGTCCGATGTCGGAGAGATGCTGAAAGAGGCGCGCAGCACGGCCGGGCTTTCCCAGAGAGAGCTTGCGGAGCGCGCCGGCATCGCGCGCACGACGCTTGCCCGCATGGAAACGCTCGCGCGAGGCGACATGAGCGTATCTGCGCTCGTGCGTCTGCTCGAGGCGGCCGGCTACGATCTGCGACTGGTTCAGCGCGGACATCAGCGCACGTTGGACGACGTTCTGGCCGAACAGCGCCAGACGGGGGGCTAA